The nucleotide window TCGTCGCCCTCATTCCCCTGGCCTTGCGCGGGGTGCGTTTCCGGCCGTTGAGCGCCGCGGAGATGCTGCGCCGCAACCTGCTGATTTACGGATTGGGTGGGGTGGTTCTTCCCTTCCCCGGGATCAAACTCATCGATCTGGCGGTGAACGCGTTCCACCTTGCGTAAGGAAGGAGTCCCCATGAAGAACCTGATCGCGGAACTGCGCAAATCCTTCGTTGCGACGCTGTTCCTGGTCGTCCTGTTTTGCGGTATCTATCCCGTGGCGGTCTGGGTGATTGCCCAGGGGTTGATTCCTCACAAGGCCAACGGTTCACTGGTCGAAATAAACGGCAGGGTCGTGGGTTCGTCGCTCCTCGCCCAGGGATTCAACGGTTTTGCCTACTTCCATCCCCGTCCTTCCGCGGCGGGGCAGGGTTACGACGCCGCCAATTCCTCGGGCACGAACCTCGGACAGACGTCGAAAAAGCTGATCGAGGATGTGAAGCAACGGGTCGCCGGCTACAGGGAAGAAAACGGCCTGCCGCCGGATGCCCGGGTGCCGGCGGACGCGGTGACGTCCTCGGCGAGCGGCCTCGATCCTCACATCAGCGTCGAAAATGCGATGCTCCAGGCGGGCCGGGTGGCAAAGGTACGTGGCATGAGCCTGACGGCCGTTTCGCAAAAGATAAGGAACCATACCGAGGGGAGGGACCTTATGATATTGGGAGAGCCCCGGGTGAACGTGCTGATGCTCAATCTGGACCTCGACGGTAAAATGTAAACATGCTGCTGGAAGAACGAGCCGATACCTTCCTCCGGATGATCCGCCGCGCCGAGCGCGGGCGGCTCAAGATCTACCTCGGTTACTGTCCCGGCGTCGGGAAGACCTACCAGATGCTGCTGGAAGGCCGCCGGATCAAGGAAGAAGGAATCGACGTGGCGATCGGCTTCCTGGAAACCCATGGCCGGACCGAAATCGCGAACCTCGCCGAAGGGCTGGAAACGATCCCCAGGAGAAAGACGGAATACCGGGGTGTTCCCCTGGAGGAAATGGACCTGGATGCCGTCCTTGCCCGGAAGCCCCAGGTCGCCCTTATCGACGAACTTGCCCACACCAACGTTCCGGGAAGCAGGAACCCGAAGCGATACCAGGACATCCAGGATGTTCTGGCCGCGGGGATCCACGTCATCACCACGTTGAACGTCCAGCATCTGGAAAGCCTCTACGACACGGTGGAGCGGGCCGTCCACGTCAAGGTTCGCGAGCGTCTGCCGGACAACATCGTTGCCGAGGCGGACCAGATCGTGAACGTGGACGTGACGACCGAGGATTTGCAGAAGCGCCTGAAAGAAGGCAAGGTCTACCGGGCGGACCGGATCGAGGCTGCGATGGGCAATTTCTTCAGGACCTCGAACCTGGAGAAACTCCGCGAGCTCACGCTGCGGGAAATGGCCTCGCAGATCGACCTGCGGAGACGGGAGGCTGTGGAGCAAGAGGCAGCGGCTCCCGACCAGGTGATGGTCGCCTTGAGCTCCCGCGGCCCAAACAGCGAAATGCTGCTCCGCTACGCATCCCGCCTGGCGGGAAAGCTCAACCGGAACTGGTACGCGGTCTACGTCCAGACCCCGTCCGAGGAGCCCACGGTGATCGACGCCCATACCCAGCGCATCCTTTCAGGAACCCTGACCCTCGCCAAGCAGCTGGGGGCGATGGTGTTCACCTACAAGGGGGAAGACATTACGGGGACGATCCTCCGTTTCGCGAAGGAGTACCGCGTTGGGACCATCGTGGTCGGCACGCCGACACCGAAACCGCTTTGGAAGACGATTTGGAGAAAAAGCACCGTCGAACGCCTGATTCACGAAGCGAAGGGACTCACTGTGGTGATTCTCGATACGCGCAAGGAGGAACCTTCCGGGATCATGGCTCCTGAGGAAGAGGCAGGGCCGCCCGTCGCCGCGTCGTACG belongs to Deltaproteobacteria bacterium RBG_16_64_85 and includes:
- a CDS encoding potassium-transporting ATPase subunit C; the protein is MKNLIAELRKSFVATLFLVVLFCGIYPVAVWVIAQGLIPHKANGSLVEINGRVVGSSLLAQGFNGFAYFHPRPSAAGQGYDAANSSGTNLGQTSKKLIEDVKQRVAGYREENGLPPDARVPADAVTSSASGLDPHISVENAMLQAGRVAKVRGMSLTAVSQKIRNHTEGRDLMILGEPRVNVLMLNLDLDGKM
- a CDS encoding PTS sugar transporter subunit IIA — protein: MLLEERADTFLRMIRRAERGRLKIYLGYCPGVGKTYQMLLEGRRIKEEGIDVAIGFLETHGRTEIANLAEGLETIPRRKTEYRGVPLEEMDLDAVLARKPQVALIDELAHTNVPGSRNPKRYQDIQDVLAAGIHVITTLNVQHLESLYDTVERAVHVKVRERLPDNIVAEADQIVNVDVTTEDLQKRLKEGKVYRADRIEAAMGNFFRTSNLEKLRELTLREMASQIDLRRREAVEQEAAAPDQVMVALSSRGPNSEMLLRYASRLAGKLNRNWYAVYVQTPSEEPTVIDAHTQRILSGTLTLAKQLGAMVFTYKGEDITGTILRFAKEYRVGTIVVGTPTPKPLWKTIWRKSTVERLIHEAKGLTVVILDTRKEEPSGIMAPEEEAGPPVAASYVPVSTGASALSGFLSPERIVVWDRPAEKDTVLRTLAKAAVAGCGEVDLNLVLTNIAKREEQGSTFLNEGIALPHARIENLPQTVVAIGLTRKGVTDVSTSIPIEYVFLILSPAESPETQIQILGQVSRASRNRQLVQNLELCRTPAEVLTAFRDWETSQGASPRKTGITG